The Ahaetulla prasina isolate Xishuangbanna chromosome 4, ASM2864084v1, whole genome shotgun sequence genome has a window encoding:
- the LOC131198434 gene encoding olfactory receptor 11G2-like: MELTNGTAVQEFILLGFRMDQKKQFLLFTFLIVLYVFTLVENSTIITVVLIDNQLSQLPMYILLSNFSWLEICYVTTSIPRLLYNLATQNQVISFHACFFQFYAFFSLGNTEFFFLSAMALDRYLAICHPLHYPTIVSPNFCYRLITGCWLFGFLGFLLPVVLISKLSFCGDNIINHFVCDPVPILSLACPPLGKAPIVMQVSIQTLFSVNVFFVIFSYGNVIYTLMKSFSKCQCTKGFSTVSMHLLVVTLFYGTVGAMYVIPHGESRPNISKAIAVFYAAITPFLNPLIYCLRNDKMKEALGKLIRRI, from the coding sequence ATGGAATTGACCAATGGAACAGCAGTCCAGGAATTCATTTTGCTGGGATTTCGAATGGATCAGAAGAAGCAGTTCCTGCTGTTTACTTTCTTGATTGTCCTTTATGTGTTCACTTTGGTTGAAAATAGCACAATCATCACTGTGGTCCTTATAGATAATCAGTTGAGCCAACTCCCCATGTATATCCTGCTAAGCAATTTTTCTTGGCTGGAGATTTGCTATGTGACCACCAGTATTCCCCGCTTGCTTTACAATCTGGCAACCCAAAACCAGGTCATCTCCTTCCATGCCTGCTTCTTCCAATTTTATGCCTTCTTCTCACTTGGCAACACTGAATTTTTCTTCCTCTCAGCCATGGCTTTAGATCGCTACTTAGCTATCTGCCACCCCTTGCATTATCCCACTATTGTGTCCCCAAACTTCTGCTATAGATTAATAACTGGATGTTGGTTGTTTGGCTTTCTGGGATTCCTTCTCCCAGTTGTTTTGATCTCCAAATTGTCATTTTGTGGAGACAACATCATCAACCACTTTGTCTGTGATCCTGTACCAATTCTTTCCTTAGCTTGTCCGCCTCTTGGGAAGGCTCCAATTGTCATGCAAGTTAGCATACAAACACTGTTTTCGGTCAATGTCTTCTTTGTGATATTTTCCTATGGCAACGTGATCTACACTTTGATGAAATCCTTCAGCAAATGTCAGTGCACAAAGGGCTTCTCTACCGTCTCCATGCATCTCCTAGTGGTGACGCTTTTCTATGGTACTGTGGGAGCCATGTATGTAATTCCACATGGTGAAAGCCGCCCAAACATTAGTAAGGCGATCGCAGTATTTTATGCTGCTATCACGCCATTTCTCAATCCGTTGATCTACTGTCTGAGGAATGACAAAATGAAAGAGGCACTGGGCAAGCTGATTAGAAGAATATGA